From the Paludibacterium paludis genome, one window contains:
- the rpoH gene encoding RNA polymerase sigma factor RpoH, which produces MNATFTLPVPSSSGSLEQYIQAVNSVPMLTAEEENELAVRYNQENDLEAARKLVLSHLRVVVSIARGYNGYGLQQADLIQEGNIGLMKAVKRFEPNRGVRLFSFAVHWIKAEIHEFILRNWRLVRIATTKPQRKLFFNLRSMKRGFSALTDSEAQAIADNLGVKREEVLEMETRLSGQDIALVADDGDDEGFAPIDWLADADAEPTRMLERKAFDTMQTEGLEHALSVLDPRSRRIVEARWLADDGGATLHELAAEFGVSAERIRQIEAKALTRMKTALTEGTVLLD; this is translated from the coding sequence ATGAACGCTACGTTTACTTTGCCCGTCCCGTCGTCCAGCGGTAGCCTGGAACAGTACATTCAGGCCGTGAACAGCGTACCGATGCTGACTGCCGAGGAAGAGAACGAACTGGCTGTCCGCTACAACCAGGAAAACGACCTGGAAGCGGCGCGCAAGCTGGTACTCTCGCACCTGCGCGTCGTCGTTTCGATCGCGCGCGGCTACAACGGCTACGGACTGCAGCAGGCCGACCTGATCCAGGAAGGCAATATCGGACTGATGAAGGCGGTCAAGCGTTTCGAGCCCAATCGCGGCGTGCGCCTGTTCTCTTTCGCCGTGCACTGGATCAAGGCGGAAATTCACGAATTCATCCTGCGCAACTGGCGTCTGGTTCGCATCGCGACCACCAAGCCGCAGCGCAAGCTGTTTTTCAATCTGCGCAGCATGAAGCGGGGCTTCTCCGCGCTGACCGATAGCGAAGCCCAGGCGATCGCCGACAATCTTGGCGTCAAGCGCGAAGAAGTGCTGGAAATGGAAACCCGGTTGTCCGGGCAGGACATCGCGCTCGTCGCCGATGATGGCGACGACGAGGGATTCGCCCCGATCGACTGGCTGGCCGATGCCGATGCCGAACCGACCCGCATGCTCGAACGCAAGGCATTCGACACGATGCAGACCGAAGGCCTGGAACATGCCCTTTCCGTGCTGGATCCGCGCAGCCGGCGAATCGTTGAGGCGCGCTGGCTGGCCGACGATGGCGGCGCGACCCTGCACGAACTGGCCGCGGAATTCGGTGTGTCGGCGGAGCGCATCCGCCAGATCGAAGCCAAGGCGCTGACGCGAATGAAAACGGCGCTAACGGAAGGCACTGTCCTTCTGGACTGA